Proteins found in one Salvia splendens isolate huo1 chromosome 10, SspV2, whole genome shotgun sequence genomic segment:
- the LOC121752615 gene encoding uncharacterized protein LOC121752615, which translates to MEMEQEMEQEQFQEAEQEQGPMVSLSKASGYSKKKGKVILDEDKFRHLSVLERSSIRKLAIKMEVSKSTVGRWVKDNQIRPHTNVIKPALTEANKIARMRWYLTHIHLTIAEGKLLYHAMHNTVHIDEKWFYITKASDRYYMLPDEDESYRLQFGSDGQTIFDGKIGIFPFTQQVPAKRKSKNRSRGTLETKPIPSVNKEAMRECLLNQIIPTIKAKWPANASKEIYIQQDNAKPHMKSSHLQFEALTSSDGFQFHLISQPANSLDTNVLGLGFFRAIQSLQDDKLATNIDELLGNVWNSFEELTPQTLNNVFLTLQSCFSKILEVHGGNNYKILHLNKDRLSRTVGLPTSLEVEENLVREILEYLLLPENDVGASYDIEHLSNILGF; encoded by the exons ATGGAGATGGAGCAAGAGATGGAGCAGGAGCAGTTTCAAGAGGCAGAACAAGAGCAAGGGCCGATGGTTTCTCTGA GCAAAGCATCAGGATATAgtaagaaaaaaggaaaagtaATTCTTGATGAAGATAAGTTTAGACACTTGTCTGTGCTTGAGAGATCATCAATAAGAAAACTTGCTATTAAGATGGAAGTTAGCAAGTCCACAGTTGGTAGATGGGTGAAGGATAACCAGATAAGACCACATACAAATGTCATAAAGCCAGCACTCACTGAAGCAAACAAAATTGCTAGAATGAGATGGTATCTTACTCATATTCACCTAACTATAGCTGAAGGTAAGCTTCTTTATCATGCAATGCACAACACAGTTCATATCGATGAGAAATGGTTCTACATAACAAAGGCTTCAGACAGATACTACATGTTGCCGGATGAGGATGAGTCTTACAG GTTACAATTTGGCAGTGATGGGCAGACCATCTTTGATGGTAAAATAGGTATATTTCCATTCACACAACAAGTTCCAGCCAAAAGGAAGTCAAAGAATAGGTCAAGAGGGACACTTGAGACAAAGCCTATCCCATCAGTTAACAAGGAAGCCATGAGAGAATGTCTCTTGAATCAG ATTATTCCAACAATCAAGGCTAAGTGGCCAGCCAATGCAAGCAAGGAGATATATATCCAACAAGATAATGCCAAACCCCACATGAAATCCTCTCACTTACAATTTGAGGCTCTTACAAGTTCAGATGGTTTTCAATTCCATCTAATTAGCCAACCAGCCAACTCCCTAGACACTAATGTATTGGGCCTTGGCTTTTTTAGGGCCATACAATCACTACAAGATGACAAATTAGCCACCAATATAGATGAATTGTTGGGTAATGTTTGGAATTCTTTTGAGGAACTCACACCACAAACTTTGAACAATGTTTTCTTAACATTGCAAAGTTGTTTCAGCAAGATCCTAGAAGTCCATGGGGGAAACAACTACAAAATCCTCCACTTGAACAAAGATAGGTTGAGTAGGACAGTGGGACTTCCTACCTCACTTGAAGTTGAAGAGAATCTGGTAAGGGAAATCTTGGAGTATCTACTACTCCCTGAGAATGATGTGGGTGCCTCATATGACATAGAGCATCTAAGCAATATTTTAGGTTTCTAG